In Cytophagales bacterium, the following are encoded in one genomic region:
- a CDS encoding NlpC/P60 family protein: MHRSLIMITLLFYSSFSFAQEALDQLLVKYSRDADMTRRLRQFKSEGAEKYLDVSAIKPEDFINASRAYLGIPYRYGGQSRKGMDCSGLISQTMQDLGVYAPHNANELAKYGKIILEKNELRPGDLIFFSRTYNTPRLVSHVGFVIEGERMLHASNSGVNITSIHNPYYYDKYYLFGTRIFEDEEITPDLPVIAAETIPEPVKPKVDIMRVGYVSKMKARVYDPRYKGKVTTSGEKYKKKSFTASHGAYPYGTLLELTNPANGKVVVVRVNDREKGRYKNGLHISAKAAKKLKMKKGRTTRLKVEVLRLP; encoded by the coding sequence ATGCACCGTTCACTCATCATGATCACTTTGCTGTTTTATTCTTCTTTCAGTTTTGCGCAAGAAGCGCTGGATCAGCTACTGGTTAAGTATTCCAGAGATGCCGATATGACCCGCAGATTGCGGCAATTTAAGTCAGAAGGAGCCGAAAAGTACCTCGATGTTTCAGCTATTAAGCCTGAGGATTTCATCAATGCCTCCCGTGCATATTTGGGTATCCCATATCGATATGGAGGGCAGTCCCGGAAAGGGATGGATTGTTCAGGTTTGATCTCACAAACCATGCAAGATTTGGGTGTATATGCACCGCACAATGCCAATGAACTGGCCAAGTACGGTAAAATCATTCTGGAGAAGAACGAACTCAGACCTGGAGACCTGATCTTTTTCTCTCGTACCTACAATACGCCCAGACTGGTGTCCCACGTGGGTTTTGTCATCGAAGGAGAACGGATGCTCCATGCGTCCAATAGTGGTGTGAACATCACTTCCATTCACAATCCTTACTACTACGATAAGTATTACCTGTTTGGGACCAGAATTTTCGAAGACGAAGAAATCACGCCGGATCTACCTGTCATTGCTGCCGAGACGATTCCCGAGCCAGTTAAGCCCAAGGTAGATATCATGAGAGTTGGCTATGTATCGAAAATGAAGGCCAGGGTTTATGATCCCAGGTACAAAGGCAAGGTCACAACGAGCGGTGAAAAGTACAAGAAGAAGTCCTTCACCGCTTCACACGGGGCTTATCCTTATGGTACGCTATTGGAGTTGACCAATCCTGCCAATGGCAAAGTGGTGGTTGTACGCGTCAATGATCGGGAAAAAGGTCGTTACAAAAATGGGTTGCACATTTCTGCGAAAGCAGCCAAGAAATTAAAGATGAAGAAAGGGCGAACAACCAGATTGAAAGTGGAGGTTTTGAGGTTGCCTTAA
- a CDS encoding DUF3179 domain-containing protein has translation MRKVCLLLTATLFLLFSVKGQDKDDELKLFTSIIEPGSMASKLETIKYFDNNWNDAYIPLFLEIFYFADDPKLFLALREVLESHTGKRYGFDLDKWYQYIWSKPENVPHYYADFKAALYQQIDPKFYRYFKDRMITRNIRLDEVRWGGVLQDGIPPLRSPLMITASEAGYLNDDHVVFGIEVNGDIRAYPKRILAWHEMFVDEVGGVQVAGVYCTLCGTVILYETEIEGKNHAMGTSGFLYRSNKLMYDQATQSLWNTLWGEPAIGPLIHEDIRFKVRSVVTTTWKEWKARHPETKVLSLQTGHRRDYGEGVAYQDYFATDKLMFTVPKIDSRLKNKDEVLAIRLEKSAEEALAISAKFLVKNNIYHDQINGNAFVVLTDKTGGNRVYESQRITFKKYKNPFTVLDETGITWEIREDALYSDTGDKLARLPHHRAFWFGWHAAFPETRLVK, from the coding sequence ATGAGAAAGGTATGCTTATTATTGACTGCTACATTATTTCTTCTCTTTTCAGTCAAAGGCCAGGACAAGGATGATGAACTAAAGTTATTTACCTCCATCATTGAACCCGGTTCAATGGCTTCTAAATTAGAGACCATTAAATACTTCGACAACAACTGGAACGATGCCTATATCCCACTGTTCCTGGAAATCTTCTACTTCGCGGATGATCCTAAACTATTTCTGGCGTTAAGAGAAGTACTGGAATCTCATACAGGCAAAAGATATGGTTTTGATCTGGACAAATGGTACCAGTACATCTGGAGCAAGCCTGAAAACGTCCCTCACTACTATGCAGATTTCAAGGCAGCATTGTACCAACAAATCGACCCCAAGTTCTATCGATACTTTAAAGACCGAATGATTACTCGCAATATTCGGCTAGATGAAGTTCGATGGGGAGGTGTTTTACAAGATGGCATCCCTCCGCTGAGAAGTCCACTCATGATTACGGCTTCAGAAGCTGGTTACCTGAATGACGATCACGTCGTTTTCGGGATCGAAGTAAACGGAGATATAAGGGCTTATCCGAAAAGGATCCTGGCCTGGCACGAAATGTTTGTGGATGAGGTAGGTGGTGTACAAGTTGCAGGCGTGTATTGCACCTTGTGTGGCACGGTCATCCTCTACGAAACAGAAATCGAGGGCAAAAACCATGCAATGGGAACGAGTGGGTTCTTGTACCGATCCAATAAATTGATGTATGATCAAGCCACCCAATCCTTATGGAATACCCTCTGGGGAGAACCGGCTATTGGTCCACTGATACACGAGGATATTAGGTTCAAGGTGCGTAGTGTGGTAACCACCACCTGGAAAGAATGGAAGGCCAGACATCCGGAAACGAAAGTACTCTCTTTACAAACCGGCCACAGAAGAGATTATGGTGAAGGGGTCGCTTATCAGGACTATTTCGCTACGGACAAATTGATGTTTACCGTTCCCAAAATCGATAGCAGACTAAAAAACAAGGATGAAGTACTGGCCATACGATTGGAAAAAAGCGCTGAGGAGGCGTTGGCTATTTCAGCAAAGTTCTTAGTGAAAAACAACATCTACCATGATCAGATTAATGGCAATGCTTTTGTTGTTCTGACAGATAAGACGGGAGGCAATCGAGTTTACGAGAGCCAGCGAATCACCTTCAAAAAGTATAAAAATCCATTCACCGTACTTGATGAGACAGGAATTACCTGGGAAATCAGAGAAGATGCCCTTTATTCCGATACAGGGGATAAACTTGCTCGGCTACCTCATCATCGCGCTTTCTGGTTTGGCTGGCATGCTGCATTTCCGGAAACGAGATTAGTCAAGTGA
- a CDS encoding DUF2470 domain-containing protein — translation MSQEALKEARELLNSRSFGVLSTLSVKLEGFPFGSVVPYCLDEAGAPVILISTIAEHTKNLMNDPRCSITILRESNNVQSNGRLCLVGNMEKLPTEDEVTPEKYYRHFPKSAGYHQAHDFSFYRLDIKDIRYIGGFGRIHWLDAKDFCLQNPFNGKSEAYIINHMNEDHQKDLALYSSHFQQIKTEDKQVRMVGIDTEGFDVFVDDRKLRFTFENPVTDAKQAREAFVALSKAAKA, via the coding sequence ATGAGTCAGGAAGCCCTTAAAGAAGCACGTGAACTGCTGAATAGTCGAAGCTTTGGCGTATTGTCCACCTTATCTGTGAAACTGGAAGGATTTCCATTTGGATCGGTGGTTCCTTATTGTTTAGATGAGGCTGGTGCTCCTGTGATTTTGATTTCTACGATTGCTGAACACACCAAAAACCTCATGAACGATCCTAGGTGTAGCATCACCATTTTGAGAGAAAGTAATAATGTTCAATCCAATGGACGTTTGTGTTTAGTGGGTAACATGGAAAAACTCCCTACAGAGGATGAAGTCACACCCGAAAAATACTATCGACACTTCCCAAAATCCGCTGGTTATCATCAGGCCCACGACTTTTCCTTTTATAGACTGGACATCAAAGACATTCGATATATTGGTGGGTTCGGTCGTATTCATTGGCTGGATGCCAAAGATTTTTGCCTACAAAACCCCTTTAACGGGAAAAGTGAAGCCTACATCATCAATCACATGAATGAAGATCACCAAAAGGATCTAGCGCTGTATTCCTCGCATTTCCAGCAAATCAAAACGGAAGACAAACAAGTACGCATGGTGGGTATCGACACGGAAGGATTCGATGTGTTTGTAGATGACCGGAAATTACGATTCACGTTCGAAAACCCAGTTACTGATGCCAAACAAGCCAGAGAAGCATTCGTGGCTTTATCAAAAGCGGCGAAAGCCTAA
- a CDS encoding Gfo/Idh/MocA family oxidoreductase produces MNRRNFNKKVLKGTGGVALLGSMPFSSCAEDQNGESLGIALVGLGSYSTYQLGPALLETNHCHLAGIVTGTPAKEQQWADKYGLKEESIYDYENFDEIADNDAIEAVYVVLPNSMHAEFSIRAAKAGKHVICEKPMGMNVAECDAIINACKEAGVKLGMGYRLHSEPYTQEVKRLVREKTFGEVRFISADAGYYSGSNPDQWRLDRKLSGGGALVNMGVYAIQSAIYGTGQNPTSVSAQEFSTRPEYFRDTDETITAQFEFPNGAIGNITTSHNMNINRLYASCEKGWFELEPANNYGPLSGRTSTGEISFPHQRQQALQMDDFAKHILKGAPNLAPGEMGKRDMIIVEAVYRSIKEGGERIPLRLGNMGL; encoded by the coding sequence ATGAACAGAAGAAATTTTAATAAGAAAGTACTCAAGGGAACAGGCGGTGTTGCCTTATTAGGTAGCATGCCTTTTTCCAGTTGTGCTGAGGATCAAAACGGCGAATCGCTAGGGATAGCTCTGGTCGGTTTAGGGAGTTATAGTACGTATCAATTGGGCCCCGCACTGTTGGAAACCAATCATTGTCATCTCGCTGGAATTGTGACCGGAACCCCAGCAAAAGAACAGCAATGGGCAGATAAATATGGTCTTAAAGAAGAAAGCATCTACGACTATGAGAATTTCGATGAGATCGCTGACAATGATGCCATAGAAGCAGTCTACGTCGTGCTACCCAATTCCATGCATGCTGAATTCAGTATCCGCGCTGCCAAAGCAGGTAAGCATGTGATTTGTGAAAAGCCAATGGGCATGAATGTGGCGGAATGTGATGCGATCATCAATGCCTGTAAAGAAGCTGGAGTAAAATTAGGAATGGGCTATCGCTTGCATTCAGAACCCTACACACAGGAAGTGAAACGATTGGTGCGCGAGAAAACGTTTGGAGAAGTGCGATTCATTTCAGCGGATGCCGGCTATTATTCAGGAAGCAATCCAGACCAATGGCGATTGGATAGAAAACTTTCTGGTGGTGGGGCGCTGGTTAATATGGGAGTTTACGCGATTCAATCGGCGATTTATGGAACCGGTCAAAATCCTACCTCGGTTTCGGCCCAGGAATTCAGTACGCGTCCCGAGTATTTTAGAGACACAGATGAGACGATTACAGCACAATTCGAATTTCCAAATGGCGCCATCGGAAATATCACAACTTCTCACAACATGAACATCAACCGGTTGTATGCTTCCTGTGAGAAGGGGTGGTTCGAACTGGAACCAGCCAATAATTACGGCCCTTTGAGTGGGCGTACTTCGACAGGGGAGATCAGTTTCCCACATCAACGGCAACAAGCATTGCAAATGGATGATTTTGCCAAACATATTTTGAAAGGAGCACCCAATCTCGCACCTGGTGAAATGGGCAAAAGAGACATGATCATTGTAGAAGCCGTCTATCGATCCATCAAAGAAGGAGGGGAGCGCATTCCATTGCGTTTAGGAAATATGGGGCTTTAG
- a CDS encoding glycoside hydrolase family 5 protein, translating to MKNSMTFKGQSFKAGKYGWMIIFLILFIACGKDEVTPEMEEEETPPEEPVTSNEAPGIGDARDISSSDLVGEMGVGWNLGNWFDVTDRNKTLWGNPTPSKAMIDLVKSMGFTTLRIPVTWGTHQDENAPYEIESSYLNQVQAVVDYGFENQMHVILNVHHDNDWVVPSAETAATTEARLASLWTQVANHFIAYNDSLIFETLNEPRIEGIPEEWSGGTVAGRGFINDFNQVAVDAIRATGGNNELRHIMIPTWAASTVPAAMESLEIPNEDPKIIISLHTYFPWPFAGEASISWGTEQDKSALEAELDKVRDKWIVNKGRPVILGEWGSVEENPLETRIDYARFYATEAKERGLLTVVWDDGGRFRMLNRHGLSWDYESLAATIVAASRD from the coding sequence ATGAAAAATAGCATGACCTTCAAAGGGCAATCATTTAAAGCTGGGAAGTATGGATGGATGATCATTTTTTTGATCCTCTTCATCGCGTGTGGGAAAGATGAAGTGACTCCTGAAATGGAAGAGGAAGAAACACCTCCTGAGGAACCGGTCACCTCGAACGAGGCGCCCGGAATTGGAGACGCCCGAGATATCAGTTCTTCAGATCTGGTTGGGGAAATGGGAGTAGGTTGGAACCTGGGAAACTGGTTCGATGTGACGGACCGGAACAAGACATTATGGGGAAATCCAACGCCTTCCAAGGCCATGATCGATCTGGTGAAGTCCATGGGTTTTACCACGCTGAGAATCCCAGTTACCTGGGGTACACACCAGGACGAAAATGCTCCTTATGAAATTGAGTCGAGTTATCTCAATCAAGTACAAGCCGTGGTTGATTATGGATTCGAAAACCAGATGCACGTCATCCTCAATGTTCATCATGACAATGATTGGGTCGTACCTAGTGCAGAAACAGCCGCAACAACCGAAGCGCGTTTGGCGAGTTTATGGACGCAAGTGGCCAATCATTTTATTGCGTACAATGATTCTTTGATTTTTGAAACCCTGAATGAGCCCCGAATAGAAGGCATACCTGAAGAATGGTCTGGGGGTACCGTGGCAGGAAGAGGATTTATCAACGATTTTAATCAGGTCGCCGTAGATGCCATTAGAGCTACCGGAGGAAACAACGAACTCCGACATATCATGATTCCTACCTGGGCGGCCAGTACGGTTCCCGCAGCCATGGAGAGCCTGGAAATACCAAATGAGGATCCCAAAATCATCATCTCACTGCACACCTATTTTCCCTGGCCATTCGCTGGAGAAGCTTCCATTTCCTGGGGTACAGAACAGGACAAATCCGCTTTGGAAGCCGAATTGGATAAGGTCAGAGACAAGTGGATTGTGAATAAGGGTCGACCTGTTATTTTGGGAGAATGGGGCTCTGTTGAAGAAAATCCACTGGAAACTCGGATTGATTATGCTCGATTCTATGCCACAGAAGCCAAAGAAAGGGGCTTGCTGACTGTTGTTTGGGATGATGGAGGTAGGTTCAGGATGTTGAACAGGCACGGGCTTAGTTGGGATTATGAATCACTAGCGGCTACTATTGTTGCAGCCTCTCGCGATTGA
- a CDS encoding inositol monophosphatase family protein, producing the protein MNLNQSQLFKLQQTANHAATHAGHYIQSQLDQTHEVQGKSGGDSLASQVVTEVDLRAQEIILSLLNPSIQKFDLGLLTEETIDDLSRLNKDYFWCVDPLDGTLPFTERQPGFAVSIALIAKSGDPVVGVVYLPNEAKCYSTIKGEGVVLNDKPFSRATLRDDQKLHWYMDRSFMSTNFFDEVKSKMHAWAKEQQLDLEMYSTNGAVANAIGVMTSKNGYYFKFPKKTNGGGSIWDYAATRLLFEELNLQVSNANRKQLHLNDPETTFMNRQGVVYATSHIDSDLVLQLMDH; encoded by the coding sequence ATGAACCTGAACCAGTCACAACTATTCAAACTCCAACAAACCGCCAATCACGCCGCTACCCACGCAGGGCATTACATCCAATCCCAACTCGACCAAACTCATGAAGTTCAGGGAAAGTCTGGTGGCGATAGCTTAGCATCACAAGTCGTCACTGAAGTAGATCTCAGAGCTCAGGAAATCATCCTGAGTCTCTTGAATCCATCCATACAAAAATTTGATCTGGGACTATTGACCGAAGAAACGATTGATGACCTGTCAAGATTGAATAAAGACTACTTCTGGTGTGTGGACCCTCTGGATGGAACCTTGCCTTTTACCGAACGCCAACCTGGTTTTGCTGTTTCCATTGCCTTGATTGCCAAATCAGGTGATCCCGTAGTAGGGGTGGTTTACCTTCCTAACGAAGCAAAATGCTATTCGACTATAAAAGGAGAGGGCGTAGTGCTAAATGATAAACCTTTCAGCAGAGCAACCTTACGTGATGATCAAAAGCTCCATTGGTACATGGATCGAAGTTTCATGTCTACTAATTTCTTCGATGAGGTGAAATCCAAGATGCACGCTTGGGCCAAAGAACAGCAATTGGATTTGGAAATGTATTCAACAAATGGTGCTGTAGCCAATGCCATCGGTGTAATGACCTCCAAGAACGGATACTATTTTAAATTTCCCAAGAAGACTAACGGAGGAGGAAGCATTTGGGATTATGCTGCGACACGGCTGCTGTTTGAAGAATTGAATCTACAAGTATCGAACGCAAATAGAAAGCAGCTTCATTTGAATGATCCGGAAACGACTTTCATGAATCGACAGGGGGTGGTTTATGCTACTTCGCATATTGATTCAGATTTGGTCTTGCAATTAATGGACCATTGA
- a CDS encoding phosphotransferase produces the protein MIDLEKEIIQLTGAQSIKNTEVIQTLWSGYGMIKRYLLEGGKYPGLVVKHVDWSDQSNHPRGWNTSTSHQRKLKSYQVENCWYQEYSSLTTGQCKVPELFHYKAIKDGLLLIMEDLDHSGFDLRYNPETVQLDQVKCVLTWLANFHATFMHTSPDGLWDIGTYWHLDTRPDEWGDMRNKDLKAAASAIDQRLQDSTFQTLVHGDAKLANFCFGQANQVAAVDFQYVGRGCGMKDVAYFLSSCFEEEECERYEDLLLGHYFEALKQALPSAFDFNSLEEEWRPLYAFAWADFYRFLDGWSPGHWKMHGYSKRLTQGVIEQLE, from the coding sequence ATGATTGATCTCGAAAAGGAAATCATACAATTGACAGGTGCCCAATCCATCAAAAATACAGAGGTGATACAAACACTTTGGAGTGGATATGGTATGATCAAAAGGTACCTGTTGGAAGGAGGGAAATATCCTGGTTTGGTGGTCAAACACGTCGATTGGTCGGATCAGAGTAATCATCCAAGAGGTTGGAACACATCTACTTCCCATCAGCGGAAACTGAAGTCTTATCAAGTCGAAAATTGCTGGTATCAGGAATACTCGTCATTGACCACCGGCCAATGTAAAGTCCCTGAATTATTCCATTACAAAGCGATCAAGGATGGCCTATTGTTGATCATGGAAGACCTGGATCACAGTGGATTTGATTTGAGATATAATCCTGAAACGGTACAACTAGATCAGGTTAAGTGCGTATTGACCTGGCTGGCAAATTTCCATGCAACTTTTATGCATACCTCACCGGATGGTTTATGGGATATTGGGACCTACTGGCACCTGGATACCCGACCTGATGAGTGGGGCGATATGCGGAACAAAGACCTGAAAGCCGCTGCATCGGCCATTGATCAACGACTTCAGGACTCCACTTTCCAGACCCTGGTCCATGGAGATGCCAAATTGGCCAATTTCTGTTTTGGACAAGCTAATCAAGTGGCTGCGGTGGATTTTCAATATGTAGGAAGAGGTTGTGGAATGAAAGATGTTGCCTATTTTCTTAGCAGTTGTTTTGAGGAAGAGGAATGTGAGCGATATGAGGACTTGTTACTAGGTCATTATTTTGAAGCACTTAAACAAGCCCTGCCGTCAGCTTTTGATTTCAACAGCCTTGAGGAGGAATGGCGTCCACTGTATGCCTTTGCCTGGGCAGACTTCTACCGCTTTTTAGATGGTTGGAGTCCTGGCCATTGGAAAATGCATGGCTATAGTAAACGACTCACACAAGGAGTCATTGAACAATTGGAGTGA
- the prfH gene encoding peptide chain release factor H has protein sequence MKQTIYVQISAGRGPAECAWVVAQVLKELMAFARQNKLEVETIHRNQGQERGTLNSCLVKVLGKEVEQIIQPWIGTIQWVGKSPFRKFHKRKNWFVGVSIFKESNMMKFSEKDLEFSTFRASGPGGQHRNKVETAVRVVHHPSGLAVTASDSKSQHQNKKAAIAKMKMALEQHQMEQLQARVDDQWREHLALQRGNPVKVFEGRDFKARKV, from the coding sequence ATGAAACAAACCATTTATGTACAAATATCAGCAGGAAGAGGACCTGCAGAATGTGCCTGGGTAGTTGCACAGGTACTGAAGGAGTTGATGGCTTTTGCTCGACAGAATAAGCTTGAGGTGGAGACCATTCATAGAAACCAGGGACAAGAGCGGGGAACACTGAACTCCTGTCTGGTAAAGGTTTTAGGAAAAGAGGTGGAGCAAATTATTCAACCATGGATTGGAACGATTCAGTGGGTAGGAAAGAGTCCATTTCGGAAATTTCATAAGCGAAAGAACTGGTTTGTGGGAGTTTCTATTTTCAAGGAATCCAACATGATGAAGTTTAGTGAAAAAGACCTGGAATTCAGCACCTTTCGCGCTTCTGGTCCAGGGGGACAACATCGAAACAAGGTAGAGACAGCCGTAAGAGTGGTTCATCATCCAAGCGGACTGGCGGTTACTGCCAGTGATTCGAAATCACAGCATCAGAATAAGAAAGCGGCGATTGCTAAGATGAAGATGGCTTTGGAGCAACATCAGATGGAGCAATTGCAGGCACGTGTGGATGATCAGTGGCGTGAGCACCTTGCCTTACAAAGAGGCAATCCGGTAAAAGTGTTTGAAGGGCGGGATTTTAAAGCAAGGAAGGTATGA
- a CDS encoding RtcB family protein — protein sequence MGKVKLRGKDLRQIDYTDNKATSLAIGIISKYYKHASKSEQLNLLQDVRINYANYLDDPLLGPLAAEFEPQLELKDKQEIALQRESGDFQVFGRKQISSNAYQQMELAMRLPIARKGAMMPDAHQGYGLPIGGVLAAENAVIPYGVGLDIGCRMSLSVFDLDVRYLQKHAYQFKMALKERTCFGSGGELNLRQEHEILDQEAFQMTPLLRQLHGRAAKQLGTSGSGNHFVEFGLVQLGESNDFGLPAGEYVGLLSHSGSRGLGATIAKHYMGIAMEQCLLPKQAHHLAWLDLSIESGQEYWLSMNLAGDYAKACHDQIHYHLGKYLGIKPVGTIENHHNFAWKEVQEDGEALIVHRKGATPAAEGELGIIPGSMATPGYIVRGKGNDRSLKSAAHGAGRKMSRKAARESISGSEMKKTLSRNGVTLIGGGTDEAPIAYKDIEQVMRYQSDLVDVVGTFFPKIVRMDKA from the coding sequence ATGGGCAAGGTTAAGTTGCGGGGTAAAGACCTCCGACAAATTGATTATACCGATAACAAGGCCACTAGTCTGGCCATTGGGATCATTTCAAAATATTATAAACACGCTTCGAAATCGGAGCAACTGAACTTATTACAGGATGTAAGAATCAATTACGCGAACTATTTGGATGACCCTTTACTGGGGCCTCTGGCAGCGGAATTTGAGCCACAGCTCGAGTTGAAGGACAAGCAAGAGATCGCCTTACAGCGAGAAAGTGGAGATTTTCAGGTTTTCGGAAGGAAGCAAATCTCCAGCAACGCTTATCAGCAAATGGAATTGGCCATGCGATTGCCAATTGCCAGGAAAGGAGCGATGATGCCCGATGCTCATCAGGGTTACGGACTGCCAATCGGTGGAGTACTCGCTGCAGAAAATGCAGTCATACCTTACGGTGTAGGGTTGGACATTGGATGCCGGATGAGCCTGAGTGTATTTGATCTGGATGTGAGGTACCTGCAGAAGCATGCCTACCAGTTCAAAATGGCTCTGAAAGAGCGTACCTGCTTTGGTTCGGGAGGAGAGCTGAATCTCCGGCAAGAGCACGAGATACTAGATCAGGAAGCTTTCCAAATGACGCCATTACTTCGGCAATTGCACGGCCGGGCAGCTAAACAGCTGGGTACATCAGGGTCAGGAAACCACTTCGTGGAGTTCGGTCTGGTACAATTGGGTGAGTCGAATGATTTTGGACTGCCAGCAGGCGAATACGTCGGATTACTTTCGCATTCGGGTTCACGCGGACTAGGTGCTACTATCGCCAAACATTACATGGGCATTGCCATGGAGCAATGTCTGTTGCCGAAACAAGCACATCACCTGGCCTGGTTGGACTTGTCCATAGAATCGGGGCAGGAGTATTGGTTATCGATGAACCTTGCAGGTGATTATGCGAAAGCTTGCCATGATCAGATCCATTATCACCTGGGGAAATACCTTGGGATCAAGCCAGTTGGAACGATAGAAAACCACCACAATTTCGCCTGGAAGGAAGTACAGGAAGATGGTGAAGCTTTGATTGTTCATCGAAAGGGTGCTACACCTGCGGCAGAGGGGGAACTGGGAATTATTCCAGGGTCTATGGCCACACCTGGTTACATCGTTCGAGGAAAAGGTAACGATCGCTCCTTGAAGAGTGCAGCTCACGGTGCTGGGCGTAAAATGTCCAGAAAAGCAGCCCGGGAATCTATTTCGGGAAGTGAAATGAAAAAGACCCTGAGCCGTAATGGCGTGACGCTGATTGGTGGAGGTACGGATGAGGCTCCGATAGCCTACAAAGATATCGAGCAGGTTATGCGCTATCAGTCGGATCTGGTAGATGTCGTGGGAACGTTCTTCCCAAAAATTGTAAGAATGGATAAAGCATAA
- the rsgA gene encoding ribosome small subunit-dependent GTPase A: MKEIQLEALGYNSTLENYRNENQLDAFLAGRVIIAQRERYTVLTETGQLETELLGNFRFTAESRADFPAVGDWVVVSPYDDQKGLIHAVYPRHSLLERNAVGRTAEKQVIAANIDFGWIVQSLNRDFSLNRLERYVTICHTAGITPVILLSKIDLVEERKLKEAVKEVQERFPDVSVFPFSNANSSGLAAIQSTLEQGKTYCLLGSSGVGKSSLMNLLSGDQLMDTGEINDRIGRGKHVTTHRELIQMPSGALLIDNPGMREVGIADGSSGLEVTFQEIEELAQHCKFKDCTHVNEKGCAILAALDAGELNEEMYENYMKLGREEAHYRATVQERREKEKQFGKMVKGIMKQKKKDKY, encoded by the coding sequence ATGAAAGAAATACAATTAGAAGCACTTGGGTATAACTCAACTTTAGAAAACTATAGAAATGAAAATCAACTGGATGCCTTTTTGGCTGGTAGGGTAATTATTGCACAGAGAGAACGATACACCGTTCTGACAGAAACCGGCCAACTAGAGACGGAACTACTCGGCAATTTTCGATTTACAGCAGAAAGTCGGGCGGATTTTCCTGCCGTAGGAGATTGGGTGGTCGTTTCTCCCTATGACGATCAAAAGGGACTGATCCATGCAGTATATCCCAGACATTCTCTGTTGGAAAGAAATGCCGTTGGAAGAACCGCTGAAAAGCAGGTCATTGCGGCCAACATTGATTTTGGATGGATTGTACAATCACTTAACAGAGATTTCAGCCTCAATCGGTTGGAACGCTATGTCACGATTTGCCATACAGCCGGGATTACACCGGTTATTCTGCTAAGCAAGATCGATCTGGTAGAGGAAAGAAAGCTGAAAGAGGCTGTGAAGGAAGTACAGGAAAGATTTCCTGATGTATCAGTATTTCCTTTTAGCAATGCCAATAGCTCAGGTCTTGCTGCAATTCAATCGACCTTAGAGCAAGGTAAAACCTATTGTTTATTAGGTTCTTCAGGAGTGGGGAAGTCAAGTTTGATGAATCTCCTTTCTGGTGATCAATTGATGGATACAGGTGAGATCAATGACCGCATCGGTCGAGGCAAGCACGTCACGACCCATCGGGAGTTGATCCAGATGCCCTCAGGTGCCTTATTGATCGATAATCCGGGTATGCGGGAAGTAGGAATTGCGGATGGTTCGAGTGGATTGGAAGTCACTTTTCAAGAAATAGAGGAACTGGCCCAGCATTGCAAATTCAAAGACTGTACCCATGTCAATGAAAAAGGCTGCGCGATATTGGCTGCGCTGGATGCCGGTGAATTGAACGAGGAAATGTATGAAAACTACATGAAGCTCGGACGAGAAGAAGCACATTACCGCGCCACCGTTCAAGAACGTCGAGAGAAAGAAAAACAATTTGGTAAGATGGTCAAAGGCATCATGAAGCAGAAGAAAAAGGATAAATATTGA